The following proteins are co-located in the Candidatus Nitrotoga sp. AM1P genome:
- the glgB gene encoding 1,4-alpha-glucan branching protein GlgB: MRKNLRIKLDPRAELLLQGRLHNPFAYLGPHQENERYVVRVFNPYASKIWLKTAHGDEALERVHPDGLFEWYGSEEPRHPYTLLIRENGSGLNNSIERLVHDCYAFAPQISDFDLHLFNEGKLHQAYRVLGSRAMQINGIPGVRFAVWAPNAERISVIGEFNRWDGRIHPMAAHGSSGVWELFIPKIEQGMLYKFEIRNHAGTLLVKTDPYANAFELRPGTAARAGSAIHHTWQDTEWMKQRNNWDWLHAPLNIYEIHAGSWKRHPDGRFYTYRELAENLVPYLKDMGYTHVELMPVSEHPLDESWGYQATGYFAATSRFGSSDDLCQFVDNCHQAGIGVLLDWVPAHFPQDAFALAYFDGTALYEHEDPRLGFHQDWGTHIFNYGRNEVKSFLLSSAHYWLSQFHFDGLRVDAVASMLYLDYSRKEGEWLPNKLGGRENLEAIEFLRELNIMVHDVFPGALTLAEESTSWPGVSRPVYLGGLGFSMKWNMGWMNDTLSFMQLDPVHRRYHLNQLTFSQLYAYSENFMLPFSHDEVVHGKGSLLDKMPGDSWQKFANLRLLLTYQITSPGKKLNFMGNEFGQGREWRSSWELEWWQLTLEPHRGIQSMVRDLNHLYRDLPALYEQDFGQNGFSWIDCQDTERSLLSFLRHGRNGETVIVAFNFTPVPRYRYRIGVPFDCAYREIFNSDSHYYGGSNLGNSSEMHAEPLPWMGQPYSVEIELPPLAGIMLTPT, from the coding sequence ATGAGAAAGAATCTTCGCATCAAACTTGATCCGCGTGCTGAATTATTGTTGCAAGGGCGACTACATAATCCCTTCGCTTATCTTGGCCCACATCAGGAAAATGAAAGATATGTAGTGCGGGTTTTTAACCCTTACGCAAGTAAAATCTGGCTGAAAACCGCGCATGGCGATGAAGCGCTAGAACGTGTTCATCCAGATGGATTATTTGAATGGTATGGTAGCGAAGAACCACGCCATCCCTATACTCTGCTTATCAGAGAAAACGGATCAGGGCTAAACAACAGTATTGAGCGTTTGGTGCATGATTGCTATGCCTTTGCACCACAAATTTCCGATTTCGATCTGCACCTTTTTAACGAAGGAAAGTTACATCAGGCCTATCGCGTACTGGGCTCACGTGCTATGCAAATTAACGGCATTCCGGGTGTGCGTTTTGCAGTATGGGCACCCAACGCCGAGCGAATCAGCGTGATAGGCGAATTTAACCGCTGGGATGGACGCATTCATCCGATGGCGGCACATGGTTCCAGCGGCGTGTGGGAGTTATTTATCCCGAAAATTGAACAAGGCATGCTGTACAAATTTGAGATCCGTAATCACGCCGGTACCTTGCTGGTCAAAACTGACCCCTATGCCAACGCGTTTGAATTACGGCCTGGTACTGCTGCTCGCGCTGGATCTGCTATCCATCACACATGGCAGGATACAGAATGGATGAAGCAGCGCAACAACTGGGACTGGCTACACGCCCCACTCAATATCTATGAAATTCATGCGGGATCATGGAAACGTCACCCAGACGGGCGTTTTTATACCTACCGCGAACTGGCGGAAAACCTTGTTCCCTATCTCAAAGACATGGGTTATACCCACGTTGAACTCATGCCTGTTTCAGAGCACCCACTTGACGAGTCATGGGGTTATCAAGCGACTGGCTATTTCGCCGCGACCAGTCGCTTCGGTTCCTCTGATGATTTATGCCAGTTTGTAGATAACTGTCATCAGGCCGGAATTGGCGTGCTGCTTGACTGGGTGCCAGCGCATTTTCCGCAGGACGCGTTTGCGCTAGCGTATTTTGATGGCACCGCGCTATATGAACACGAAGATCCACGCCTTGGCTTCCATCAAGACTGGGGTACGCACATTTTTAACTATGGTCGTAATGAGGTAAAAAGCTTTTTGTTATCGAGTGCGCATTACTGGCTGTCGCAATTTCACTTCGATGGCCTGCGTGTGGATGCGGTGGCTTCCATGTTGTATCTCGATTATTCGCGTAAGGAAGGTGAATGGCTACCGAACAAATTGGGCGGACGAGAAAATCTTGAGGCCATCGAATTCCTGCGCGAACTTAACATTATGGTACATGACGTATTCCCAGGTGCGTTGACGCTAGCCGAGGAATCCACCTCATGGCCAGGGGTATCGCGCCCGGTTTATCTTGGTGGGCTCGGCTTTTCAATGAAGTGGAACATGGGCTGGATGAATGACACCCTTAGCTTTATGCAGTTAGACCCGGTTCACCGCCGCTATCATCTTAATCAACTAACCTTTAGCCAGCTTTATGCTTATAGTGAAAATTTCATGCTGCCGTTTTCACATGATGAGGTGGTACATGGCAAGGGTTCGCTACTCGACAAAATGCCCGGCGATAGCTGGCAGAAATTTGCCAACCTGCGGTTACTACTTACTTATCAAATAACGAGTCCGGGCAAGAAGCTCAACTTCATGGGTAATGAATTCGGCCAAGGACGTGAATGGAGATCGAGCTGGGAACTTGAATGGTGGCAGCTCACCCTGGAGCCGCATCGAGGCATACAAAGCATGGTGCGCGACTTGAATCATCTTTACCGTGACTTACCGGCTCTATATGAACAAGACTTTGGACAAAATGGTTTTTCCTGGATTGATTGCCAGGACACCGAACGTTCATTGCTTTCTTTCTTGCGCCATGGTCGAAATGGCGAGACAGTTATAGTTGCCTTTAATTTCACCCCAGTCCCACGTTACCGCTACCGCATCGGAGTTCCATTCGATTGTGCTTATCGGGAAATTTTCAACAGTGATTCACACTATTATGGTGGCAGCAATCTCGGAAACTCTAGTGAGATGCATGCCGAACCTCTACCCTGGATGGGGCAGCCCTATTCCGTGGAAATAGAATTGCCGCCGCTCGCAGGTATTATGCTCACGCCAACATGA
- the glgC gene encoding glucose-1-phosphate adenylyltransferase produces the protein MPLTEKLRFVSSITKSTYAMILAGGRGTRLHQLTDWRAKPAVPFGGKFRIIDFVLSNCVNSGIRRIGVATQYKSHSLIQHIQRGWSFLNGQFGEFIDVLPAQQRIEEMWYRGTADAVFQNLDIMRTTNPDYVLLLAGDHVYKMDYGKLLAFHVEKQADMTVACIEVPIKDASGFGVMGVNMESRVVNFNEKPDHPTPIPGNPDLALASMGVYVFNTRFLYEQLVRDADDKNSSHDFGKDIIPHLVSAHYRVFAQSFEDSCVNLNGEVPYWRDVGTIDAYWEANMELTKVTPALNMYDQEWPIWTYQEQLPPAKFVFDDSTRRGMAVDSLVSGGCIISGAHVRNSLLFSNVHIHSYSNVEDSVILPNVKVSRNVTLKRVVVDKNCVIPEGLTAGVNREEDARRFFVSNNGITLITPDMLGQEVHRVR, from the coding sequence ATGCCGCTAACTGAAAAATTACGTTTCGTAAGTTCAATAACTAAAAGCACTTACGCCATGATTCTGGCGGGAGGGCGGGGCACTCGTCTGCATCAACTTACAGACTGGCGGGCTAAGCCTGCGGTGCCATTTGGCGGCAAGTTTCGCATTATTGATTTTGTGCTATCAAATTGTGTGAATTCTGGCATTAGACGGATAGGTGTGGCGACGCAATACAAATCGCACAGTTTAATCCAGCATATTCAGCGCGGTTGGAGTTTCTTGAATGGCCAGTTCGGCGAATTCATTGACGTACTGCCGGCTCAGCAAAGAATAGAGGAAATGTGGTATCGGGGCACGGCCGATGCGGTATTTCAAAATCTGGATATCATGCGCACAACTAATCCGGATTACGTGCTGTTATTGGCGGGTGATCATGTCTACAAGATGGATTACGGCAAACTCCTCGCCTTCCATGTAGAAAAGCAGGCCGACATGACGGTTGCTTGTATCGAGGTTCCTATTAAAGATGCGAGTGGATTCGGTGTAATGGGCGTGAATATGGAATCACGAGTGGTGAATTTTAATGAGAAGCCTGACCACCCCACTCCGATCCCGGGCAACCCTGATCTGGCGCTGGCCAGTATGGGAGTGTATGTGTTTAACACTCGCTTTCTGTACGAACAATTGGTGCGGGATGCAGATGATAAGAATTCCAGCCACGATTTCGGCAAGGATATCATCCCCCATTTAGTGTCCGCGCATTACCGTGTGTTTGCGCAGAGCTTTGAAGATAGCTGTGTAAATCTGAATGGCGAAGTACCCTATTGGCGAGACGTGGGAACAATAGACGCCTACTGGGAAGCTAACATGGAACTTACCAAGGTTACCCCCGCCCTTAATATGTATGACCAGGAATGGCCAATCTGGACGTATCAGGAACAATTACCACCGGCCAAATTCGTATTTGATGACAGTACTCGCCGCGGCATGGCAGTGGATTCTTTAGTATCGGGAGGCTGCATCATTAGCGGTGCACACGTGCGTAATTCGCTTCTATTCTCTAACGTGCATATACATAGTTACAGTAATGTCGAGGATTCGGTAATTTTGCCCAACGTAAAGGTGTCTCGTAATGTAACGCTCAAGCGCGTGGTGGTGGACAAAAATTGTGTGATTCCAGAGGGCTTAACGGCCGGGGTCAACCGTGAGGAAGATGCGAGACGTTTTTTTGTAAGTAATAACGGTATTACACTGATCACCCCCGACATGTTGGGTCAGGAAGTGCACCGCGTGCGTTGA
- a CDS encoding glycoside hydrolase family 57 protein: MSRPLDLVFLWHMHQPDYRDHASGDFLLPWVYLHAIKDYTDMAFHLEQHPQVKVTVNFVPVLLDQLEDYEQQFTTGQIRDPLLRLLARENLNDLNAAERDLVLTSCFRSNHYSMVAPYHAYKRLSDLYKMLEPGGSIELAYLSGQYFADLLTWYHLVWCGESVRREHDLVIRLMSKNEGFNFGDRKWLFDLIGQVICGIIPRYRKLAESGQIELSTTPHYHPLAPLLLDINSARESTPDISLPLSKCYPGGKSRVRAHLLSAQKSHRTRFGATPHGVWPAEGAVSTELLQVFAQQECRWTASGEGVLANSLRTVEHHLPERAQYLYRPYHLQGAASGVRCFFRDDRLSDLIGFEYSRWNGKDAALHFVSQLEAIAQQAPEGEAPVVSVILDGENAWEYYPYNGYHFFTYLYSVLQTHSTISTTTYSGYLDRLNEADGNKQLAKEEELPRLVAGSWVYGDFSTWIGSPDKNRAWDLLCIAKQSYDLVMASDRLNEAERLVAEKQLASCESSDWFWWFGDYNPAHAVESFDRLYRSNLMQLYRYLKLPVPVILNSPISQGGGLPESGGTMRRGS, translated from the coding sequence ATGTCAAGGCCTCTCGATTTAGTTTTTCTCTGGCATATGCACCAGCCAGATTATCGCGATCATGCCAGTGGCGATTTTTTGTTGCCGTGGGTTTATCTGCACGCGATCAAGGATTACACCGATATGGCTTTTCATCTGGAACAACATCCTCAGGTGAAGGTGACGGTAAATTTCGTGCCGGTTTTGCTGGATCAACTGGAAGATTACGAACAGCAGTTCACCACTGGCCAGATACGCGATCCGCTGCTGCGACTGCTGGCGCGCGAGAATCTCAATGATCTGAATGCAGCGGAACGCGATCTGGTGTTGACTAGTTGTTTCCGCAGTAACCATTATAGTATGGTCGCGCCGTATCACGCCTACAAGCGCCTGTCCGACTTGTACAAAATGCTCGAACCTGGCGGCAGTATAGAGCTTGCTTATTTGTCTGGACAATACTTTGCTGATTTGCTGACCTGGTATCATTTGGTCTGGTGTGGCGAAAGCGTGCGTCGCGAACACGACTTGGTTATTCGCCTGATGAGCAAGAATGAAGGTTTTAATTTTGGCGATCGCAAGTGGTTATTCGATCTGATCGGACAAGTTATTTGCGGCATTATTCCGCGCTATCGTAAATTGGCTGAAAGCGGTCAAATTGAACTTTCCACGACACCTCATTACCATCCGCTTGCACCGTTGTTGCTGGATATTAATAGTGCGCGTGAAAGCACACCGGATATCAGTCTGCCGCTATCGAAATGCTATCCTGGCGGAAAATCACGCGTCCGGGCGCATCTTCTTTCTGCTCAAAAAAGTCATCGGACACGCTTTGGCGCCACTCCCCACGGTGTCTGGCCAGCAGAAGGTGCGGTCTCAACCGAGTTATTGCAAGTATTTGCGCAGCAAGAGTGCCGCTGGACGGCGAGTGGCGAGGGCGTACTGGCTAACAGCTTGCGTACAGTTGAGCATCACTTGCCTGAGCGAGCCCAATATCTCTACCGTCCCTATCATTTGCAAGGTGCAGCAAGTGGTGTGCGCTGCTTTTTTCGAGATGACCGCCTATCCGATTTGATCGGTTTTGAATACTCACGTTGGAATGGTAAAGATGCCGCACTGCATTTTGTTTCCCAGCTCGAAGCGATTGCACAACAGGCACCTGAGGGCGAAGCGCCAGTAGTCAGCGTTATCCTGGATGGTGAAAACGCTTGGGAATATTATCCCTATAACGGCTATCATTTTTTTACCTATTTATATTCTGTGTTACAAACACACTCGACAATCAGCACCACGACTTATAGCGGTTATCTGGATCGACTTAATGAGGCTGACGGAAATAAACAGCTTGCCAAGGAAGAAGAGCTGCCGCGCCTCGTTGCCGGTAGTTGGGTATACGGTGATTTCTCCACTTGGATTGGCTCGCCCGATAAAAACCGTGCTTGGGATTTGTTGTGTATAGCGAAACAAAGTTATGACTTGGTAATGGCAAGCGACCGCTTGAACGAGGCAGAGCGCTTGGTTGCCGAAAAACAATTGGCTTCATGCGAAAGTTCAGACTGGTTCTGGTGGTTTGGTGATTACAATCCTGCCCATGCAGTAGAAAGTTTTGATCGCCTTTATCGCAGCAATCTAATGCAGTTATATCGTTATTTGAAATTACCTGTTCCAGTCATTTTAAACTCTCCAATCAGCCAAGGTGGTGGTTTACCTGAATCAGGTGGTACGATGCGCCGTGGCTCTTGA
- a CDS encoding alpha-amylase/4-alpha-glucanotransferase domain-containing protein produces the protein MKTYETVSLLFGVHAHQPVGNFPEVVDDAHQRCYKPFLHILHRYPEFRFAAHFSGWLLDYLFNKYPQDMALLTEMVQRGQVEMFGGGDTEPVLAVIPNRDRIGQIVRLSDKLEARMGTRAQGAWLTERVWEATVVPALSDSKIKYVTVDDYHFLCSGKRIEELNGYFTTEEDGRKLDLFPISEALRYRMPFSPAHEVVAYLESLTRNDMQASAVYFDDIEKFGIWPETYQWVYEKGWLEDFIRGVLASPKITTQTYRDYHANEKTRGIVYLPTTSYIEMNEWTLPMAAAHTYADLVHTEKASGHYEERKAFLRGGIWKNFFTRYPESNWMHKRMLGLSERLHALPEEKRTPEMLDQLYIAQANDAYWHGLFGGLYLPHLRRAVYGAIVQLESLLDNALPRVACICTDADSDGHDEVFLHNAMLQAIVKLDGSASLSELDSYQLHHNFGDTLRRQLEHYFRKIESSHATHPHEGSGIVSAHDRVAFKHEITAKNLMADSHAQTLFRDSLLLDDEEIELAYELIETNTEGILFRTDFGGKTIQKRISLNANCLCVSYNFDSALQGSFLTRVALAMPSCNGYAGRYIRDEKILSGFGSELELTDMNGLVLDDRVLGGNLVFNNNHPIQLLGMPYFTVSQSEAGFEKIMQAVMLTLRWPLSQNEMRVMLTINSGNAMP, from the coding sequence ATGAAAACGTACGAAACAGTTTCCTTACTTTTTGGTGTCCATGCTCATCAGCCGGTGGGCAATTTCCCTGAAGTGGTAGACGATGCGCATCAGCGTTGTTACAAGCCATTTTTGCATATCTTGCATCGCTATCCTGAGTTTCGTTTTGCCGCACATTTCAGTGGCTGGTTACTCGATTACCTGTTCAATAAATATCCACAAGATATGGCTTTACTCACTGAAATGGTACAACGCGGCCAAGTCGAAATGTTCGGTGGCGGTGATACCGAGCCGGTTCTGGCGGTTATTCCCAATCGTGATCGTATCGGACAGATCGTCAGGTTATCTGACAAACTGGAAGCCAGAATGGGTACCAGGGCACAAGGTGCATGGTTAACCGAACGCGTGTGGGAGGCAACGGTAGTTCCTGCTTTATCAGATTCAAAAATTAAGTACGTTACAGTAGATGATTACCACTTTTTGTGCAGTGGCAAACGTATTGAAGAATTGAATGGTTATTTCACTACCGAAGAGGACGGCCGCAAACTCGATCTGTTTCCGATTTCCGAGGCGCTACGCTACCGCATGCCGTTCTCTCCGGCTCATGAAGTAGTGGCTTATCTGGAAAGCCTGACGCGTAACGACATGCAAGCATCCGCCGTGTATTTCGACGACATTGAAAAGTTTGGTATCTGGCCGGAAACTTACCAATGGGTTTATGAGAAAGGTTGGTTGGAAGATTTTATCCGGGGGGTGCTGGCTTCACCGAAAATTACCACACAGACCTATCGTGACTATCACGCAAACGAAAAAACGCGCGGCATAGTCTATCTGCCTACTACCTCCTATATTGAAATGAACGAATGGACTTTGCCGATGGCTGCTGCACATACGTATGCCGATTTGGTTCATACGGAAAAGGCAAGCGGCCATTACGAAGAGCGCAAGGCTTTTCTGCGCGGCGGTATTTGGAAGAATTTTTTCACCCGTTATCCCGAATCGAACTGGATGCACAAGCGCATGTTGGGCTTATCCGAGCGTTTGCATGCCCTGCCGGAAGAGAAACGCACACCCGAGATGCTGGATCAACTCTATATTGCGCAAGCCAACGACGCATACTGGCATGGCTTGTTTGGCGGGTTGTATCTGCCACATCTGCGCCGTGCGGTATACGGTGCTATCGTTCAGCTGGAATCCTTACTAGATAATGCTCTCCCCCGTGTAGCCTGTATTTGCACGGACGCCGACAGCGACGGCCACGATGAAGTTTTCCTGCATAACGCAATGCTGCAAGCTATCGTGAAACTTGATGGCAGCGCCAGCCTATCCGAACTTGATTCTTATCAATTGCACCATAATTTCGGTGATACCTTGCGCCGCCAGTTGGAGCATTATTTCCGTAAAATTGAATCCAGTCACGCCACGCACCCGCATGAAGGTAGCGGTATCGTTTCAGCGCATGATCGCGTGGCTTTCAAGCATGAAATCACTGCGAAAAACTTGATGGCAGACAGCCACGCGCAGACCTTATTTCGCGATTCCTTACTGCTGGATGATGAAGAAATTGAGCTTGCTTATGAATTGATTGAAACAAACACTGAAGGCATATTATTCCGCACCGACTTTGGTGGTAAAACTATACAAAAACGTATTAGCCTGAATGCTAATTGTTTATGCGTTAGTTATAACTTTGATAGCGCATTACAAGGCAGTTTTCTCACTCGTGTGGCACTGGCGATGCCGAGTTGTAATGGTTATGCCGGCCGTTATATCCGGGATGAAAAAATTCTCAGCGGTTTTGGCAGTGAGCTTGAATTGACTGATATGAATGGCTTGGTGCTGGATGACCGTGTATTAGGGGGTAATCTAGTGTTCAATAACAACCACCCGATTCAGTTACTGGGTATGCCTTACTTCACCGTTTCGCAATCCGAAGCCGGATTCGAAAAAATTATGCAAGCCGTAATGCTAACCCTGCGATGGCCACTTTCGCAAAATGAAATGCGTGTTATGTTGACCATAAATTCGGGCAATGCAATGCCGTAA